A portion of the Leptidea sinapis chromosome 27, ilLepSina1.1, whole genome shotgun sequence genome contains these proteins:
- the LOC126972732 gene encoding venom acid phosphatase Acph-1-like isoform X3 codes for MTALTALAALFPPPPAQRWNPDLNWQPVPYDTPAYNVDNFLYYYNCPRYIQLRNKIYELPEFKKRLAPYERLFKNLSDKAQSNITTAEDVFDLDNLFQTLGNVGVLTPQWAVDVMPQIKEVTKIEYAAEFYTVELIRLASGVLMGDILNATNAIIDGSDKVPKLWLFSAHENNVAALMAASGVFYPHQPKYGSTISLEMRKDLVTGKYGVLTVYAAEAGGPGVILPIRGCGSKPLCDYDSFVSMTQEIRISMSDYKKECSIK; via the exons ATGACAGCTCTCACTGCGCTGGCTGCCTTGTTTCCACCTCCACCCGCCCAGCGATGGAACCCCGACCTGAACTGGCAACCAGTACCCTACGACACACCTGCCTACAATGTTGATAAC TTTTTATACTACTACAACTGTCCTCGCTACATTCAGctcagaaataaaatatatgagttacctgaatttaaaaaaaggttgGCACCATACGAGagactttttaaaaatttaagtgaTAAAGCTCAATCAAATATAACAACAGCCGAAGACGTTTTcgatttagataatttatttcaaactttG GGGAATGTTGGAGTTTTAACTCCACAATGGGCGGTGGACGTAATGCCACAAATAAAGGAAGTTACTAAAATCGAATATGCTGCTGAATTTTACACAGTGGAATTAATACGCTTAGCATCAG gAGTGTTAATGGGCGATATATTAAATGCTACGAATGCTATCATTGATGGAAGCGACAAAGTGCCAAAGCTGTGGTTATTCTCGGCACACGAAAATAACGTGGCCGCCTTAATGGCTGCATCCGGGGTTTTCTACCCTCACCAGCCAAAGTATGGTTCAACAATATCTTTGGAAATGAGAAAAGACCTTGTCACGGGAAAATACGGAGTTTTA ACTGTTTATGCAgcggaagctggaggtccaggTGTCATTCTGCCAATCAGAGGTTGTGGAAGCAAACCTTTGTGTGACTATGATTCTTTTGTCAGCATGACCCAAGAAATTAGAATTTCTATGAGTGACTATAAGAAGGAatgttcaattaaataa
- the LOC126972732 gene encoding venom acid phosphatase Acph-1-like isoform X1 has translation MGIFYWYSILIAVGLCESLDSPADVGADSEVKNTEFDLNKTELLAAFVVFRHGDRTPDQEELDKLPLKELNNEKFFYPYGKKALTNKGKQRAFLVGKYLRDRYNGTISSLYLPNESHIQTTDYSRTKMTALTALAALFPPPPAQRWNPDLNWQPVPYDTPAYNVDNFLYYYNCPRYIQLRNKIYELPEFKKRLAPYERLFKNLSDKAQSNITTAEDVFDLDNLFQTLGNVGVLTPQWAVDVMPQIKEVTKIEYAAEFYTVELIRLASGVLMGDILNATNAIIDGSDKVPKLWLFSAHENNVAALMAASGVFYPHQPKYGSTISLEMRKDLVTGKYGVLTVYAAEAGGPGVILPIRGCGSKPLCDYDSFVSMTQEIRISMSDYKKECSIK, from the exons ATGGGTATTTTTTATTGGTATAGCATTTTGATAGCTGTTGGCTTGTGTGAAAGTCTGGACTCACCTGCAGATGTCGGTGCGGATTCTGAAGTCAAGAATACGGAGTTTGATCTAAACAAGACAGAGCTCTTAGCTGCTTTTGTG gttttcaGACACGGAGATAGGACTCCTGATCAAGAGGAGTTGGACAAATTACCTTTGAAAGAacttaataatgaaaaatttttCTATCCATATGGAAAAAAAGCTTTAACAAAC AAAGGAAAACAGCGTGCATTCCTCGTAGGAAAATACCTAAGGGACCGCTACAACGGCACAATATCAAGCCTGTACTTGCCAAATGAATCACACATCCAGACCACTGACTACTCTCGAACTAAAATGACAGCTCTCACTGCGCTGGCTGCCTTGTTTCCACCTCCACCCGCCCAGCGATGGAACCCCGACCTGAACTGGCAACCAGTACCCTACGACACACCTGCCTACAATGTTGATAAC TTTTTATACTACTACAACTGTCCTCGCTACATTCAGctcagaaataaaatatatgagttacctgaatttaaaaaaaggttgGCACCATACGAGagactttttaaaaatttaagtgaTAAAGCTCAATCAAATATAACAACAGCCGAAGACGTTTTcgatttagataatttatttcaaactttG GGGAATGTTGGAGTTTTAACTCCACAATGGGCGGTGGACGTAATGCCACAAATAAAGGAAGTTACTAAAATCGAATATGCTGCTGAATTTTACACAGTGGAATTAATACGCTTAGCATCAG gAGTGTTAATGGGCGATATATTAAATGCTACGAATGCTATCATTGATGGAAGCGACAAAGTGCCAAAGCTGTGGTTATTCTCGGCACACGAAAATAACGTGGCCGCCTTAATGGCTGCATCCGGGGTTTTCTACCCTCACCAGCCAAAGTATGGTTCAACAATATCTTTGGAAATGAGAAAAGACCTTGTCACGGGAAAATACGGAGTTTTA ACTGTTTATGCAgcggaagctggaggtccaggTGTCATTCTGCCAATCAGAGGTTGTGGAAGCAAACCTTTGTGTGACTATGATTCTTTTGTCAGCATGACCCAAGAAATTAGAATTTCTATGAGTGACTATAAGAAGGAatgttcaattaaataa
- the LOC126972732 gene encoding venom acid phosphatase Acph-1-like isoform X2: MGIFYWYSILIAVGLCESLDSPADVGADSEVKNTEFDLNKTELLAAFVVFRHGDRTPDQEELDKLPLKELNNEKFFYPYGKKALTNKGKQRAFLVGKYLRDRYNGTISSLYLPNESHIQTTDYSRTKMTALTALAALFPPPPAQRWNPDLNWQPVPYDTPAYNVDNFLYYYNCPRYIQLRNKIYELPEFKKRLAPYERLFKNLSDKAQSNITTAEDVFDLDNLFQTLGNVGVLTPQWAVDVMPQIKEVTKIEYAAEFYTVELIRLASGVLMGDILNATNAIIDGSDKVPKLWLFSAHENNVAALMAASGVFYPHQPKLFMQRKLEVQVSFCQSEVVEANLCVTMILLSA; the protein is encoded by the exons ATGGGTATTTTTTATTGGTATAGCATTTTGATAGCTGTTGGCTTGTGTGAAAGTCTGGACTCACCTGCAGATGTCGGTGCGGATTCTGAAGTCAAGAATACGGAGTTTGATCTAAACAAGACAGAGCTCTTAGCTGCTTTTGTG gttttcaGACACGGAGATAGGACTCCTGATCAAGAGGAGTTGGACAAATTACCTTTGAAAGAacttaataatgaaaaatttttCTATCCATATGGAAAAAAAGCTTTAACAAAC AAAGGAAAACAGCGTGCATTCCTCGTAGGAAAATACCTAAGGGACCGCTACAACGGCACAATATCAAGCCTGTACTTGCCAAATGAATCACACATCCAGACCACTGACTACTCTCGAACTAAAATGACAGCTCTCACTGCGCTGGCTGCCTTGTTTCCACCTCCACCCGCCCAGCGATGGAACCCCGACCTGAACTGGCAACCAGTACCCTACGACACACCTGCCTACAATGTTGATAAC TTTTTATACTACTACAACTGTCCTCGCTACATTCAGctcagaaataaaatatatgagttacctgaatttaaaaaaaggttgGCACCATACGAGagactttttaaaaatttaagtgaTAAAGCTCAATCAAATATAACAACAGCCGAAGACGTTTTcgatttagataatttatttcaaactttG GGGAATGTTGGAGTTTTAACTCCACAATGGGCGGTGGACGTAATGCCACAAATAAAGGAAGTTACTAAAATCGAATATGCTGCTGAATTTTACACAGTGGAATTAATACGCTTAGCATCAG gAGTGTTAATGGGCGATATATTAAATGCTACGAATGCTATCATTGATGGAAGCGACAAAGTGCCAAAGCTGTGGTTATTCTCGGCACACGAAAATAACGTGGCCGCCTTAATGGCTGCATCCGGGGTTTTCTACCCTCACCAGCCAAA ACTGTTTATGCAgcggaagctggaggtccaggTGTCATTCTGCCAATCAGAGGTTGTGGAAGCAAACCTTTGTGTGACTATGATTCTTTTGTCAGCATGA